A genomic window from Quercus lobata isolate SW786 chromosome 10, ValleyOak3.0 Primary Assembly, whole genome shotgun sequence includes:
- the LOC115962628 gene encoding G-type lectin S-receptor-like serine/threonine-protein kinase At4g03230, producing the protein MSLIGYAWRLWTENKVLNLIDQTLHESCNVDKFMKCVNVELLCIQEDPSDRPTMSNVVNMLDSETATVATPKQPAFVLRRGQSSTSSSSRPETYTELTISLEEAQ; encoded by the exons ATGAGCCTTATAGGTTAT GCATGGAGATTGTGGACAGAAAACAAGGTGTTGAATTTAATAGACCAAACTCTGCATGAATCTTGCAATGTAGACAAATTTATGAAGTGCGTAAATGTTGAACTCTTATGCATACAAGAAGACCCAAGTGATCGACCCACCATGTCAAATGTTGTTAACATGCTTGATAGTGAAACTGCAACAGTTGCAACTCCTAAACAGCCAGCTTTTGTTCTAAGGAGAGGCCAATCTAGCACTTCTTCTTCTAGTAGACCGGAAACATATACGGAATTAACTATTAGTTTAGAAGAAGCACAATAA